CTTTTTCAGAAATTTTACTTGCTATTTTAAAAAGAATATCATCCTTTTCCTTTGAGGAAAGACTAAGGAGTTTATAGGAGACCTCTTTGGCTTTTTTGGCAATTTCTCTTGTTTCCATAATGTTAGTTTAAAAAAAGATAGATTTTTTGTAAAGGATTTTTATCTTAATTTAAAATAAAAACATTTTCTCTCCATAATTTACCTTATCTTTGGACATAGCCTTTTAAAGGGGGTTTTAAGGCCATATCCAAAGATAAAGGTATTTCTTGCTATCGTTAAATTAAAAAAATAGAATTTTCTTGACAGAAAAGAATTTTGAATGATATTATTTTTTTAAAAAATGAAGTCTATTATTGTTTCGGGAATAGGAAGGTGTGGAAAAAGTTTTTTGTCTATAGGTTTTGCATTAAACCTTAAGAATTGCGGGTATTTTAAGCCAATTGGTGAAAGGAGGCTTATGGGTGGCAAAATGATTGATGAAGATATCCCCTTGATGAAGGAGATATGCAAGCTTTCTTTCTCTGATGAAGAAATATGCCCTGGTCTTTTCTTTCCCGAAAAAGATATTTCTCTAGAAAAAATAAAAGAGGCTTATAATAAAATATCAGAAGACAAAGATTACATAATTATTGAATCAGACCTTGTAAGGGGAGAAAAAAAGCACTTAGGGGCATTTCATATTGCCAAAGCATTAAATACAAAAATCCTTCTTGTTATTGAGGAAAAGAATGGATGGGAAGATGAAATGGCATTTTTAAAGGAATTAGGAGGCGAGGCTATCCTTGGTGTGGTATTAAATAAGGCTTCTCAAACAATTAAAGGTGAATTTTTAGGAATTATTCCAAAAAGGGAGGAATTTTTTTCCCTCTCTGTATCCCAAATTCACGAGGCATTGGATGCAAATCTCTTAGCCGGAGAGGATGGCATTTCAAAAATGGTTGAGCATATCCTCGTGGGAGCAATGACCCCTCAATATGCCTTAGGATATTTTGAAAGAACAGATAAAAAGGCAG
This genomic interval from bacterium contains the following:
- a CDS encoding DRTGG domain-containing protein; the protein is MKSIIVSGIGRCGKSFLSIGFALNLKNCGYFKPIGERRLMGGKMIDEDIPLMKEICKLSFSDEEICPGLFFPEKDISLEKIKEAYNKISEDKDYIIIESDLVRGEKKHLGAFHIAKALNTKILLVIEEKNGWEDEMAFLKELGGEAILGVVLNKASQTIKGEFLGIIPKREEFFSLSVSQIHEALDANLLAGEDGISKMVEHILVGAMTPQYALGYFERTDKKAVITGGDRTDLILSALTEDTSCIITTGDIIPSPEVIRKAEIRKIPILSVSWDTLTTADKIEKIIPRINPDNKVKLSLIKELTESLANAIFK